The Tetrapisispora phaffii CBS 4417 chromosome 5, complete genome genome segment CGTATAGTTTACAGTATGatcatctttaaaattatatatcgACATCCATCATCAACTCATCAtgttgtatatatttattatgcCGTGAATAACCGAAATAACATTTTATATGAACATGGAGTTCATGCTGTATCGGGAACTCTTTGCTTTTGTCTGTTCTTTCCGAATGTTGCTTCATGGGGAAGTTGTAGACCGAGAACAACCGAGATTAGCCGAAACACAGTTTGCCGAGTCCTTTCCGTTGCCATCAACATGAAGCAACTTAACCGGGTAGACGCACACACATACAACCAAATCATATAGCGTAAAAAAAGGcttttaatgaattgacTATGATACCAGACAGACtacaatataataaaatatataaataagaTTATGTAAttatatgatatatatGGATCTATACATCATTATTCATAATGATGTATATGTCAACTAGTGacatattgttttttttatgtAGGCCATAATGCACAATTGATTGAAGCATGATTTCATTCTTGAAAGGTTAATATTAGCACGTGATAATTAACTAAtattgttctttttttgtCTTAATAAGATTTGTTCGGTCAAATAATATCGAACGTTTCACTTAGCAATGTCTACTAACCcttaattatattttagtaTATAGTAATGGATGctaagaaaaaaataaaacaaagtATTATTTAATGTGAATTATTGATGTAattaaatgtatatatgaacatattcatataatctttattttcttagTTCATATACCGATTTCTCTGAAAGTAAAAATAACAGTAAGTTACTTAATCATTTGTAAAATGCGTGGCAAATTTAGTGGACTGCAAAAAGAGGCTATTCATCTTTATAGAAATTCTCTAAGAATTGCTTACAAAAAACCGATAGAAAACCAAAGtcattttttcaaatatatacatgatGAATTcgataaaaataaaagcatATCGAGAAAAGATTTTACCACTatagaatatttgattAGAGTTGGAAATAAGAAACTAGAATCTTTTTCAAGATCAGAAGTAAAAgatattcattaataaaaaagcGAATTGCATTAGATTAAACTAAAAACAACAACTACAATAAAtctgttttattttaattattatatattcatttcaCCAATTTCATTGTCTAtagatttattttatgtaatattaatacaaattttacattatttttacGCCATTGttacatttttaataaaataggaaagaaaataaacaaaaaaacgGCAGTATGACTAATATCTTGGTACATATGCAAAAGTATGAGCacttatttataaaaacaattctTCATAGttcttaaaaataaattgtgTAACATAATTTCTGAATTTCATATCAATCATATCCTTTTCCCCAGTAATGTCATGAATTATACTTGGACTGAATACAATGGCTAAATTTGATAAGTTCATTAAATTCCATTGACTGAATTGagcaattttattaacatGGTTGCTTAAAATTCTTAATAAAACATAATGTTCAACAGGAATagtattcaataattttttaaatgatgataatgtaaaattaaaaagttCTATGGTTTTAGAATTCTTTTgttcttcattattagGTAACGCAGTTATTAAATCACTATTCTTTGTTATTTCTATCAATGGTTCATATACTTCAAACGGAATTAATGGATTAGGTAATTTACGcaaatatctttttaaaACATTGCTAACTGCATTTACATCAGAATCCAAGAGGCTTTTCAATGTCTCAGACATTTCTTGAGTTGATTTAATCGgtttaaattcattttcaatttcttctattaatttttgagaACCTGATTTTCTGTAGATACCTTCAGTTTTTagattattttcattcttttCGATATAGGAAATACAAGTTGTAATGAGCATCGGCACCATAGCACCTTCATATATACATCTCTTAACCAGTAATGAGCCATATAGATTCTCACCACTTAATGAATTGTTCAAATTATATCCAGAAAAAGAAGGTTTTCCCAACGAGCGAGATTTATCTGTTGGGTATTCAAAAACGTTGGATTTCAAGTTAATTGGTTCCGAAATATCAAGCTTTGGATGTTCAGATGAATTTCCCAAATTCTTGGGGTTGTTTCCAAATAGTTTCTTATTTGGTGGTTGAGGAGATAGTTTAGTATTAGATTGTTGTTGAGGAGAACCATAAACAGATGGACTATCacttgaaaataatttccaaaatttcGATTTTGAATTAGAGCTGTGAATATTCGTTAACTCATTAACAGAATTGGTCTGCTTTTTTGGAGTCAGCCCGGTATATAATTCATcagtttcttcttctttgatTGATTGTTCTGTTTTGGTTGGGTACAATGATGCAAGGGAATTTCTCTCAGACTTCAACTGTTCAACTTCACCAATTAAAGAGTCTTTTAGTTTtcttaaattatcaatCTCATTTGAGAGTCTTGATTTAGAGGTTTCCATATTTCTCAGTTCCAACTTCATTTTTCTCAGACTCAAGTCCAATTCTGCTAATTCTTTCGATAGCATAGCTGCTGTAGGAGAAGAAACTTCTTTCGGGTCTAAAGAATACGTAGCCATCGATTGAGGTACGGATAAAGATAATGCAGCAACATCTTCCTTTAAAATGTTATCAACACCTTGTAAGCTTGATTTTCTATAATGGTGACTACTAGTAGATGGGGTTGCATTAAACCTTGTAAAAGTGCTGTTAGTGTCCATGGAAGGAGTAACGGATGACAGCTCTGCAGCTGATTCTGGAGTATTTAGAGATTTGTTCGCCAAATTACTATTCGAACGTAAATGTGTATATTTAGCATCTTCATCAGCATGTGAAAAAGTTGATCCCATCGCAGTATTGTCTATGGTTCGGGCTTTTTGATCTGAATAAATAGTACTATCACTTTTTCCTCTACTAGAATGCCTCGTTTCTTTAGTTGCTTTTGATGATgttatattatcaatattagATGTATTGTTCTTCTGGGAAAAAACTCCCCAACCTGAGTGGGTATCCAACGAATCATCAATTTTGGTCACATATGGTGAATCATTATTAGGTTGTGCCGGTTTAAAGTTTCCTGTTTGTTTGGGTTTGAAATTCGAAACAAGATTTCTGGAAATCTTTGAAAGTGACCtagataattttttcttacCACCATTATCAGAAAGTGAATTCTGATTACTATTAGTTGTATTTGTATTAGTTATAACAGGCAAACTTAGATCATTTGAACTTTGACCAGAGTCGGAAGTATTTAATTGAGGATCTATCAAATGAGGATTGCTTGTAGCATCaatgttttctttatcTGTCGTTTGAAAATTAATAGCTAACCCATTAACTTTTTCAACCTTGTCATCATGTTCTTGTGTAGAATTTAATCTTAAATCAGTAGTCAAGCCTCCTTTAAAATCAGAGGCATTTACGGAAATCGGACTATTGATTGCATTGTTTGTCAGATCTATACTACCTACCGGTGTTCTAAATTTTCCATAAAATATGCTGTTAGTTGTTTCTTGTTTGTCAGCACTAAGGTAATTCAGATGTTCAGAATTCACATCAGCCTTCATTTGGTTAGATACAATTATACCATGTCTCTTTGGTGAAACcatgatatttttatcatccATAGTTAAGTTTTTAGCATCTGTACTAGAAGTGCTATTTTTACGAATTTCTACATTAGGTGCCTTTAAAGATGCTTTTCTTATCTTTGATTCTTCATCAAAGTCAAAATTCTCTAatgttgaatttaatatttcatctaTAGAAGTTTTTCTGTCGTGAACTTTCTGATTAGTGTCTTGGTTGGGTTTAGAATTTGAGTTTTCCCCAGGTAGAAATTGTGGTATTACGCTCTCTGAATTAGATTTTATATGAGATGAGATTTTTCTGTCATTAGACACTAGAAAGTCTGGAAACTTGTCAATATCTTCAGAATGATTAGAAGTTGAGATATCCTTTAACAACTCACCTTTACTGTTAATTTTGTTGATTTCTTCAGTAGAAATCAGCTTGGAATTTCTGTTGCTTTGAGCATTACGGTTAGGAGAAACTACTGTTCGTCTAGTCGATCTCTTTGGAATGACTAGATTCGACTGGTATGTATCCAGTGACCTTGACCTATTGTGTTCTTGTAAATAGAGCTTGTCCTTTTTCTTCTGTTGTTCTATCGCGGACTTTCTATTTAAAATCACCTCATGACAACCCATGCAGAGTAGACccttttttgtttttgcaTATTTTAGTCcttctatttctttttcacatttaaaacatttaaaacattttttacAATATGCTTCATTATTCGTTAATATTATTGCCATATTCGTTATGTGATCATTACAACTTGCACATTGATAGTTTGAACATTTTGAACATATTAGTAATTTTTGATCATTTCCAATTCTAAGAAAATCTGAAtctatattcaatttatcacGACAGTTATAACATTCAAAGCAATTCATATGCCATTTATCGTCATCTattctgaaaaatttattatcatcaatgACTAACTTACAATTTACACATTTAGGTGAATCTATTTTGAGAATTTCAGTCATAGTGTATTAATAACAAACGAGAAAGTTCGTAATCAAATAATGGATTCAGTAAATGTTATAGTCTTCCTTTAAATGAGCAGCAATAGAAATAGTAATAGTAATAGtatgaataaaaaaactgtCAAAATgcaaatttgaaattctGTCGAGccaattgatattaatgtATATTATCTAGACTATAAAAGAATGAAAACCTGTTGTTGGTAACGAAATTAAGTATCGAAATCCGCTTTGCAAGATTTATCAATAGATAATAGTCTAAAGGTAAATCAAATTTGAGAAAGACAGAGTATCTATTAGTTTAATTTATTGCATTCAAACGATAGAGGATTTATAACCAATATTAACAGGTACAACTAAACTAAATAGACATTCTTATAATTCCAACTTCAATATAATCCTAATTTAGTTATTTTTAGAATTATGTAGGAAGCGagtaatttaaatttattaattaaatttcaaatttctGAATATGGGAAACAATCAATGAATGTCTCCATATGATTATATAGTATAGtgtgcatatatataatacaaGAGTATAGTAGTACCGCATGCGGTCTATTACGTGACACTGTTATTAGAATAGATGGACTGAAGAGTAACCTCAGATAATAAGGTTATTTATTTAGAACAATGTCAAGTCAATGGAGTTTACCTTGTGAAACTGTAGTATATGTCACGGTCTTATTGTTCATAAGGTGACAACATAGAACATTTGATACATTATCttgatttatttcttttgtgAATCGAAACGTTTACTTTCTATGTATATCTATGGAATAAGCAGAGAGATAGAGGCAGATGGAACCTCTATTTCTATATAAACTGTAAGTAGAGATTACCCATCACTAGGACCTTGGTGCTTGAATCAGCAGAATCTTGCTCAGTTCAGTCTTCCTTTTCATTTGTTCTGATATTCGGGTAAATTCCGGTGTATACAATCTGTTTTAAGAAATAAgtcaaaatcattaaattgtcagaaaaatttcaatatataaaccaTATTAATgctaaattatatttagaGCTTGATCGTTTGATTGATTTAAGTACAGGGCAGGTAGCATATCCCAAACGTAAAACACACAGATATACATCTATATTAACTATGTCTGCTGAGACCAACAGTGTTTCTTCTCAATTcctttcaaatattattggGAAGCCAGTCAATGTCAAATTATATTCCGGTATGTTATATAATGGTAAATTAGAATCAATTGATGGTTTCATGAACATTGCATTATCAAACACGACTGAGCattatgaaaataatgcTAATGGTATGCTAAGGAGATATGAAAATGATGTGTTTTTAAGAGGTACCCAAGTAATGTACATTAGCGAAgtatgatatttttaattcaaCATTTGTCATTATTGTACGTTGTtacaagaaaataaaagcaTTAGTAAGAAGGAATATGggtaaatttattaaatgttatttaaatgaaaagtaACAAAACATTTCACATtgtattataaattttcaagCTTTCAatcttttctctttttttggCATTAACATGATGTACTTGGTTGTTggtttgataaattatatatccATGTATTTACATACTTTTTATAATggtaaaaaaaatattgaaattaatcaaGGCGTCGATGTActatttgtttttataaattgCTGTACTTACTTGATAAGTATCAATtgttaattatatttgcaaaaaaaacatcttcgattcataaaatttttacaCATATATCGGTCATACAACAAGCTACTTTTTAGATAAGAGAGAATATGCTTCCTCTAAAgttgaatattttactcTCTTcttattttgtaattggCCAAGTTCAATTTCTGATTTGTCTAGATATTTCCAATCACTCCATGTTGTGTGCTTAATATTATCGAGGTTAATATCCTTACCCTTAAAGCTAGTATCtttttctaaatcaattaaaactTCATCTGCAACGTTAAATGCATTCATCATGGTAGACATTATAACTCCCTGACTACCAGTCTGTATCCACCCAGAACCATACAACTTAGGATATATCTCATTAGTTTTGGAATTAATTGCTCTGCCATTTTCTGTAGCTAAATGATCTCTactaaatttaatatttaaatcatcaaaGTCTTTGAGGGGCCTGCCCATATATCCTAATGAGGTTATCAACAAATCTATGTCGTATTTAATCTGGGGTTGATCAACATCTTTAATCAATTTGTTATCCTCAGTGAATTTATTCTGATCTAATTCTAGACTTTTTATTACCCCACTGGCATTGGCTTCTATTTTTACTGGAGATTTTAGATAGTCTAATTCCCATTCTTTACGTATATTGTCATTCGCTAAT includes the following:
- the SDH6 gene encoding Sdh6p (similar to Saccharomyces cerevisiae YDR379C-A; ancestral locus Anc_5.454), which codes for MRGKFSGLQKEAIHLYRNSLRIAYKKPIENQSHFFKYIHDEFDKNKSISRKDFTTIEYLIRVGNKKLESFSRSEVKDIH
- the RGA2 gene encoding GTPase-activating protein RGA2 (similar to Saccharomyces cerevisiae RGA2 (YDR379W) and RGA1 (YOR127W); ancestral locus Anc_5.453), whose product is MTEILKIDSPKCVNCKLVIDDNKFFRIDDDKWHMNCFECYNCRDKLNIDSDFLRIGNDQKLLICSKCSNYQCASCNDHITNMAIILTNNEAYCKKCFKCFKCEKEIEGLKYAKTKKGLLCMGCHEVILNRKSAIEQQKKKDKLYLQEHNRSRSLDTYQSNLVIPKRSTRRTVVSPNRNAQSNRNSKLISTEEINKINSKGELLKDISTSNHSEDIDKFPDFLVSNDRKISSHIKSNSESVIPQFLPGENSNSKPNQDTNQKVHDRKTSIDEILNSTLENFDFDEESKIRKASLKAPNVEIRKNSTSSTDAKNLTMDDKNIMVSPKRHGIIVSNQMKADVNSEHLNYLSADKQETTNSIFYGKFRTPVGSIDLTNNAINSPISVNASDFKGGLTTDLRLNSTQEHDDKVEKVNGLAINFQTTDKENIDATSNPHLIDPQLNTSDSGQSSNDLSLPVITNTNTTNSNQNSLSDNGGKKKLSRSLSKISRNLVSNFKPKQTGNFKPAQPNNDSPYVTKIDDSLDTHSGWGVFSQKNNTSNIDNITSSKATKETRHSSRGKSDSTIYSDQKARTIDNTAMGSTFSHADEDAKYTHLRSNSNLANKSLNTPESAAELSSVTPSMDTNSTFTRFNATPSTSSHHYRKSSLQGVDNILKEDVAALSLSVPQSMATYSLDPKEVSSPTAAMLSKELAELDLSLRKMKLELRNMETSKSRLSNEIDNLRKLKDSLIGEVEQLKSERNSLASLYPTKTEQSIKEEETDELYTGLTPKKQTNSVNELTNIHSSNSKSKFWKLFSSDSPSVYGSPQQQSNTKLSPQPPNKKLFGNNPKNLGNSSEHPKLDISEPINLKSNVFEYPTDKSRSLGKPSFSGYNLNNSLSGENLYGSLLVKRCIYEGAMVPMLITTCISYIEKNENNLKTEGIYRKSGSQKLIEEIENEFKPIKSTQEMSETLKSLLDSDVNAVSNVLKRYLRKLPNPLIPFEVYEPLIEITKNSDLITALPNNEEQKNSKTIELFNFTLSSFKKLLNTIPVEHYVLLRILSNHVNKIAQFSQWNLMNLSNLAIVFSPSIIHDITGEKDMIDMKFRNYVTQFIFKNYEELFL
- the LSM6 gene encoding U4/U6-U5 snRNP complex subunit LSM6 (similar to Saccharomyces cerevisiae LSM6 (YDR378C); ancestral locus Anc_5.452), which produces MSAETNSVSSQFLSNIIGKPVNVKLYSGMLYNGKLESIDGFMNIALSNTTEHYENNANGMLRRYENDVFLRGTQVMYISEV